A section of the Stenotrophomonas acidaminiphila genome encodes:
- a CDS encoding diguanylate cyclase, whose amino-acid sequence MSALTPSTSLLRLLPEAVVQTDALWAITYLNPAWHTLTGHAVEAALGRSLLEFVHPDDTGTLRSGMPVFRLRFADGDYRWVRLQLQPETDEAERVLSRQGVLIEVTEVTEQVLVEVRQRFLRLLETIDGVVWEAERGVGNTFLSPQVERLFGYTVEEWRADPGFWRSRVHPDDLAEALVIDEAAYNATHSYAYEMSYRLIAKCGKVVWVRDLCRAVVEPGRPNRMIGLMIDVTRQKHTELELLRSDNRYALATLGSNDGIWDWDLRSDVMHVSERFRRIVGMDDGEPVHHGGWHFLQQLIDPDDRARVQLAYRRHLSGNSPNFSVDFRAFHGSGRLLWVNWRGVAQFDDGVAVRMAGSLSDLAERGSSYDALTNLPGRPLFRARLAHAIAVHRGESAAGADGPARGGTTMFAVLLLDLNRFKAVNDSLGHHVGDQLLQQVARRLESCVRNADLVARMSGDEFNLLLESIDPGEAAERARQIVAALEVPYLIGPHTVSSSASIGLVSSQSGLKTIDDYLRTADAAMYRAKSRSLGVCIAS is encoded by the coding sequence ATGTCCGCCCTCACGCCCTCCACGAGCCTGCTGCGACTGCTGCCCGAGGCGGTGGTGCAGACCGATGCGCTGTGGGCGATCACCTACCTCAATCCGGCTTGGCACACGCTCACCGGGCATGCGGTGGAGGCGGCGCTCGGCCGGTCCCTGCTTGAATTCGTGCATCCCGACGACACCGGCACCCTGCGCTCGGGCATGCCGGTGTTCCGGTTGCGGTTCGCCGACGGGGATTACCGCTGGGTGCGGCTGCAGCTGCAGCCGGAGACCGACGAGGCCGAGCGGGTGCTCAGCCGCCAGGGCGTGCTGATCGAGGTCACCGAGGTCACCGAGCAGGTGCTGGTGGAAGTCCGCCAGCGCTTCCTGCGGTTGCTGGAAACCATCGACGGCGTGGTCTGGGAGGCCGAGCGCGGGGTGGGCAATACCTTCCTCAGCCCGCAGGTGGAGCGGCTGTTCGGCTACACGGTGGAGGAATGGCGCGCCGATCCGGGCTTCTGGCGCTCGCGCGTGCATCCCGACGACCTGGCCGAGGCGCTGGTCATCGACGAGGCCGCGTACAACGCCACGCACAGCTACGCCTACGAGATGAGCTACCGGCTGATCGCCAAGTGCGGCAAGGTGGTGTGGGTGCGCGACCTGTGCCGGGCGGTGGTCGAGCCGGGCCGGCCGAACCGCATGATCGGGCTGATGATCGACGTGACCCGCCAGAAGCACACCGAGCTGGAACTGCTGCGCTCGGACAACCGTTATGCGCTGGCCACCCTTGGCTCCAATGACGGCATCTGGGACTGGGACCTGCGCAGCGATGTCATGCACGTGTCCGAGCGCTTCCGCCGGATCGTGGGGATGGACGACGGCGAGCCGGTGCATCACGGTGGCTGGCACTTCCTGCAGCAGCTCATCGACCCCGACGACCGTGCGCGCGTGCAGCTGGCCTACCGCCGCCACCTGTCGGGGAACAGCCCGAATTTCTCGGTGGATTTCCGCGCCTTCCATGGTTCCGGGCGGCTGCTGTGGGTGAACTGGCGCGGCGTGGCCCAGTTCGACGACGGCGTTGCCGTGCGCATGGCCGGCTCGCTCAGCGACCTGGCCGAACGCGGCAGCTCCTACGACGCGCTCACCAACCTGCCGGGCCGGCCGTTGTTCCGGGCCCGCCTGGCGCATGCCATCGCCGTGCACCGCGGCGAATCCGCGGCCGGGGCCGACGGGCCGGCGCGTGGTGGCACCACCATGTTCGCGGTGCTGCTGCTGGACCTCAACCGGTTCAAGGCGGTCAATGACAGCCTGGGCCACCATGTCGGCGACCAGTTGCTGCAGCAGGTGGCGCGGCGTCTTGAATCGTGCGTGCGCAACGCCGACCTGGTCGCGCGCATGAGTGGCGACGAGTTCAACCTGCTGCTCGAATCGATCGATCCCGGCGAAGCGGCCGAGCGTGCGCGGCAGATCGTCGCGGCGCTGGAGGTGCCGTACCTGATCGGCCCGCATACGGTGAGCAGCAGCGCCAGCATCGGCCTGGTCAGCAGCCAGTCCGGGCTGAAGACGATCGATGACTACCTGCGCACCGCCGATGCGGCCATGTACCGCGCCAAGAGCCGCTCGCTGGGCGTGTGCATCGCTTCATGA
- a CDS encoding DNA alkylation response protein, whose product MNTEAAPFETHVVFNQPPPFPECNLWRDDRVLREAVAREGGGAFATALDDYGALAGGELYRLGFDANRNRPLLRTHDAQGQRIDAVDFHPAWHRLMDAAKAHGVAGLSWRQPQPGAHVARAALSFLHHQAEAGSSCPLTMTHAAVPVLRREPALAEWAAKAAAPHYDPRDLPIAQKPGITVGMGMTEKQGGSDVRSNRTCATPLAGEGEYSLVGHKWFLSAPMSDGWLVLAQAPGGLSCLLMPRRLPDGARNGFRLMRLKDKLGDWANASSEVEFCGAWARRIGAEGRGVATIIEMVMLTRLDCMLGAAAEMRMALAQALHHARHRRAFGRRLVEQPLMANVLADLALESEASTALALRVARAVDAAARDPAEAAFARVATALGKFWVCRRVAGFVNEAQECLGGAGYIEESMLPRLYRQAPLNSIWEGSGNVQCLDVLRALSREPQSRQALLRELEQARGREAAYDAALEALPPLLDGATVAEAAARHVAASLALLLQAATLLRGGSPVAGLFVAARLAAPLPPAYGMLEASVAFADILERAVPAP is encoded by the coding sequence ATGAACACCGAAGCAGCGCCGTTCGAAACCCACGTGGTATTCAACCAGCCGCCGCCGTTTCCCGAATGCAACCTGTGGCGCGACGACCGGGTGCTGCGCGAGGCGGTCGCACGCGAAGGCGGCGGCGCGTTCGCCACGGCGCTGGACGACTACGGCGCGCTGGCTGGCGGCGAACTGTACCGGCTCGGCTTCGACGCCAACCGCAACCGGCCGCTGCTGCGCACCCATGACGCGCAGGGCCAGCGCATCGACGCCGTGGATTTCCACCCCGCCTGGCACCGCTTGATGGACGCGGCCAAGGCGCACGGCGTGGCCGGGCTGTCGTGGCGGCAGCCGCAACCGGGCGCGCACGTCGCGCGCGCCGCGTTGAGCTTCCTGCACCACCAGGCGGAGGCGGGCAGCAGCTGCCCGTTGACCATGACCCATGCCGCGGTGCCGGTGCTGCGCCGCGAACCGGCGCTGGCCGAGTGGGCGGCCAAAGCCGCCGCGCCGCACTACGACCCGCGCGACCTGCCCATCGCGCAAAAGCCCGGCATCACCGTAGGCATGGGCATGACCGAGAAGCAGGGCGGCTCGGACGTGCGCAGCAACCGCACCTGCGCGACGCCGCTGGCCGGCGAGGGCGAGTACTCGCTGGTCGGGCACAAGTGGTTCCTGTCCGCGCCCATGTCCGACGGCTGGCTGGTGCTGGCGCAGGCGCCGGGCGGATTGAGCTGCTTGCTGATGCCGCGGCGCCTGCCCGACGGTGCGCGCAACGGCTTCCGGCTGATGCGGCTGAAGGACAAGCTCGGCGACTGGGCCAACGCCTCGAGCGAGGTCGAGTTCTGCGGCGCGTGGGCAAGGCGCATCGGCGCCGAAGGGCGCGGCGTGGCGACCATCATCGAGATGGTGATGCTGACGCGGCTGGACTGCATGCTCGGCGCGGCCGCGGAAATGCGCATGGCGCTGGCCCAGGCGCTGCACCATGCACGGCACCGCCGCGCCTTCGGCCGGCGCCTGGTCGAGCAGCCGCTGATGGCCAACGTGCTGGCCGACCTGGCGCTGGAATCGGAGGCCTCCACCGCACTGGCGCTGCGGGTCGCGCGCGCGGTGGATGCGGCCGCGCGCGACCCCGCCGAAGCGGCGTTCGCGCGCGTCGCCACGGCCCTCGGCAAATTCTGGGTCTGCCGGCGCGTGGCGGGCTTCGTCAACGAGGCGCAGGAGTGCCTGGGCGGTGCAGGCTACATCGAGGAGTCGATGCTGCCGCGGCTGTACCGGCAGGCGCCGCTCAATTCGATCTGGGAAGGCAGCGGCAACGTGCAATGCCTGGACGTGCTGCGCGCGCTGTCGCGCGAGCCGCAGTCGCGGCAGGCGCTGCTGCGCGAACTGGAGCAGGCGCGTGGGCGCGAGGCGGCCTACGACGCGGCGCTGGAGGCCTTGCCGCCCTTGCTGGACGGGGCAACGGTGGCCGAAGCCGCGGCACGGCACGTGGCCGCTTCGCTGGCGCTGCTGCTGCAGGCGGCCACGCTGCTGCGGGGCGGCAGCCCGGTGGCGGGCCTGTTCGTGGCCGCGCGGCTGGCGGCGCCGCTGCCGCCAGCCTACGGCATGCTGGAGGCGTCGGTGGCGTTCGCGGACATCCTGGAGCGGGCCGTGCCGGCACCCTGA
- a CDS encoding LD-carboxypeptidase: protein MDRRRFLGGTALAGALLPLMGTGSVLAAQRGGRLLPLPLEKGDTVALVSPSAASSDPLSLQLAREAMEALGFKVKTGAHYDARHGHLAGTDAERAGDLNAMFADRQVKAIVCVRGGSGAARLLPLLDYAAIRANPKVLLGYSDITALHCAIQARTGLVTFHGPIGSGSWNRFNVDQFERLFFKRELMQYRNSVDTDDELVPRRNRTRTITGGTARGELVGGNLTVLTALAGSPYLPDFNGKILFLEDVDEAPYRIDRMLSTLKLMGALDRIAGFIFGECTGCTPGDGYGSLTLDQLFADYIAPLKIPAFRGAMIGHIREQFIVPVGGRVEMDADAGTFRLLEPVFAGG, encoded by the coding sequence ATGGACAGGCGGCGATTCCTTGGTGGTACGGCATTGGCGGGGGCGCTGTTGCCGCTGATGGGCACGGGCAGCGTGCTGGCGGCGCAACGTGGCGGGCGGTTGCTGCCGCTGCCGCTGGAGAAGGGCGATACGGTGGCGCTGGTCAGCCCGTCTGCGGCCAGCAGCGACCCGCTCAGCCTGCAGCTGGCGCGCGAGGCGATGGAAGCGCTGGGCTTCAAGGTCAAGACCGGCGCCCATTACGATGCGCGGCATGGACATCTGGCCGGTACCGATGCCGAGCGCGCCGGCGACCTGAACGCCATGTTCGCCGACCGCCAGGTCAAGGCCATCGTCTGCGTGCGCGGCGGCTCCGGTGCGGCGCGGCTGCTGCCGCTGCTGGACTATGCCGCCATCCGCGCCAATCCCAAGGTGCTGCTCGGCTACTCGGACATCACCGCGCTGCATTGCGCGATCCAGGCCAGGACCGGGCTGGTGACCTTCCACGGGCCGATCGGCTCGGGCAGCTGGAACCGGTTCAACGTGGACCAGTTCGAGCGCCTGTTCTTCAAGCGCGAACTGATGCAGTACCGCAACAGCGTCGATACCGACGACGAACTGGTGCCGCGCAGGAACCGCACCCGCACCATCACCGGCGGCACCGCGCGCGGCGAGCTGGTGGGCGGCAACCTGACCGTACTGACCGCGCTGGCCGGTTCGCCGTACCTGCCCGATTTCAACGGCAAGATCCTGTTCCTGGAAGACGTGGACGAAGCGCCGTACCGCATCGACCGCATGCTCAGCACGCTCAAGCTGATGGGCGCGCTGGACAGGATCGCCGGCTTCATCTTCGGCGAATGCACCGGCTGCACGCCCGGCGACGGCTATGGCTCGCTGACCCTGGACCAGCTGTTCGCCGACTACATCGCGCCGCTGAAGATCCCGGCCTTCCGCGGGGCGATGATCGGCCACATCCGCGAACAGTTCATCGTGCCGGTCGGCGGCCGCGTGGAGATGGATGCCGACGCCGGTACCTTCCGCCTGCTGGAACCGGTGTTCGCCGGGGGCTGA
- a CDS encoding two-component sensor histidine kinase, producing the protein MARLRRFLASMTGRLFVILLVGMLSAAIGATLLAEAHRRQEFEQQNLMRMADRLQGFVALLESNPELRARLLETGGASVHPARGEVHAGKQDVALMAVLDDREGPVADARVYVTGFRACLPPLPELLPQRTRIPHHLRKRYPAVVPPRCRLVELTLGDGTPLRLTLQYPATARIRIFAFDPLFLSLLSLAIAVLAYVVARIASSPLQRLADAATELGQDLQRDPLPVTGPQEVRRAAEAFNAMQQRLQRHIGERTQMLAAITHDLQTPLTRLRLRLENVADEPLRERLIADLAAMQALVREGLELARSAESAEQRVVLDLDSLLQSVAGDAAEAGHPVEFEQGCGAVLRVRPLAMHRLFSNLVDNAVKYGHSASIRAQARDGQVQVCIRDHGPGLAADELEAVFTPFLRLETSRSRETGGAGLGLTIARTLAEKNGATLVLRNHPGGGLEAVVTWPAPARRG; encoded by the coding sequence ATGGCCCGGCTGCGGCGGTTCCTGGCCTCGATGACGGGGCGGCTGTTCGTCATCCTGCTGGTCGGCATGCTGTCCGCGGCGATCGGCGCCACCCTGCTGGCCGAGGCGCACCGCCGCCAGGAGTTCGAGCAGCAGAACCTGATGCGCATGGCCGATCGCCTGCAGGGCTTCGTGGCCCTGCTTGAGAGCAACCCCGAGCTGCGCGCGCGGCTGCTGGAAACCGGCGGCGCGAGCGTGCATCCGGCCCGCGGCGAGGTCCATGCCGGCAAGCAGGACGTGGCGCTGATGGCGGTCCTGGACGACCGCGAGGGGCCGGTGGCCGATGCGCGGGTGTATGTCACCGGCTTCCGCGCCTGCCTGCCACCGCTGCCGGAGCTGCTGCCGCAGCGCACGCGCATCCCGCACCACCTGCGCAAGCGCTATCCGGCGGTGGTGCCGCCGCGCTGCCGGCTGGTGGAGCTGACCCTGGGCGATGGCACCCCGCTGCGGCTGACATTGCAGTACCCGGCGACGGCGCGCATCCGCATCTTCGCCTTCGATCCGCTGTTCCTGTCGCTGCTGTCGCTGGCCATCGCCGTGCTCGCCTACGTGGTGGCGCGTATCGCCAGTTCGCCGCTGCAGCGGCTCGCCGACGCCGCCACCGAGCTGGGCCAGGACCTGCAGCGCGATCCATTGCCGGTGACCGGGCCGCAGGAGGTGCGGCGCGCGGCCGAAGCCTTCAACGCCATGCAGCAGCGCCTGCAGCGGCATATCGGCGAGCGCACGCAGATGCTCGCGGCCATCACCCACGACCTGCAGACGCCGCTCACCCGGCTGCGGCTGCGGCTGGAGAACGTGGCCGACGAACCGCTGCGCGAACGGCTGATCGCCGACCTGGCGGCGATGCAGGCGCTGGTGCGCGAGGGGCTGGAACTGGCCCGCAGCGCCGAAAGCGCCGAGCAGCGCGTGGTGCTGGACCTGGATTCGCTGTTGCAGAGCGTGGCCGGGGACGCGGCCGAGGCCGGGCACCCGGTCGAGTTCGAGCAGGGCTGTGGCGCCGTGCTGCGGGTGCGCCCGCTGGCCATGCACCGGCTGTTCTCCAACCTGGTGGACAATGCCGTCAAGTACGGGCACTCGGCGTCCATCCGCGCGCAGGCGCGCGACGGCCAGGTCCAGGTATGCATCCGCGACCACGGCCCGGGCCTGGCGGCGGACGAACTGGAGGCGGTGTTCACCCCGTTCCTGCGCCTGGAGACCTCGCGTTCGCGCGAGACCGGGGGCGCCGGCCTGGGCCTGACCATCGCCCGCACGCTGGCCGAGAAGAACGGCGCCACCCTGGTGCTGCGCAACCATCCCGGCGGTGGCCTGGAAGCGGTGGTCACCTGGCCGGCGCCCGCCCGCCGCGGCTGA
- a CDS encoding acetyl-CoA acetyltransferase (Catalyzes the synthesis of acetoacetyl coenzyme A from two molecules of acetyl coenzyme A. It can also act as a thiolase, catalyzing the reverse reaction and generating two-carbon units from the four-carbon product of fatty acid oxidation): MSDIVIAAAKRTAIGSFLGQFNGVPTPTMGATAIRAAMEQSGVAAADVSEVIMGCVLPANLGQAPARQASLAAGLPASTGCTTLNKVCGSGMKAIMLGHDLIKAGSASIVVAGGMESMSNAPHMIPNSRTGNRYGNFQAVDHMAWDGLTNPYDGQAMGVFAEGTVAKFGFTREEQDAYAIESVKRAQAAQATGAFKDEIVAVKVATRKGEVEVDQDEQPGRSDIAKIPTLKPAFKKDGSVTAASSSSISDGAAAVVLMDAADAARRGVQPLARIVAHATYAQEPEWFTTAPIGAVRQVLDKAGWQVGDVDLFEINEAFAVVAMAPIRELGIPHDKLNVNGGACALGHPIGASGARLVVTLVHALRSRGLKRGVASLCIGGGEATAIAIELI, from the coding sequence ATGTCCGACATCGTCATCGCCGCCGCAAAGCGCACCGCCATCGGCTCCTTCCTCGGCCAGTTCAACGGCGTCCCCACCCCGACCATGGGCGCCACCGCGATCCGCGCGGCCATGGAGCAGTCCGGCGTTGCCGCCGCCGATGTGTCCGAAGTGATCATGGGCTGCGTACTGCCGGCCAACCTCGGCCAGGCGCCGGCGCGCCAAGCATCGCTCGCCGCCGGCCTGCCGGCCAGCACCGGCTGCACCACGCTCAACAAGGTGTGCGGCTCGGGCATGAAAGCAATCATGCTGGGCCATGACCTGATCAAGGCCGGCTCGGCCAGCATCGTCGTCGCCGGCGGCATGGAATCCATGTCCAACGCGCCGCACATGATCCCGAACTCGCGCACCGGCAACCGCTACGGCAACTTCCAGGCGGTGGACCACATGGCCTGGGACGGCCTGACCAACCCCTACGACGGCCAGGCCATGGGCGTGTTCGCCGAAGGCACCGTCGCCAAGTTCGGCTTCACCCGCGAGGAGCAGGACGCCTACGCCATCGAATCGGTCAAGCGCGCGCAGGCCGCGCAGGCCACCGGCGCGTTCAAAGACGAGATCGTCGCGGTGAAGGTGGCTACCCGCAAGGGCGAGGTCGAGGTCGACCAGGACGAACAGCCGGGCAGGTCCGACATCGCCAAGATCCCAACCCTGAAGCCGGCCTTCAAGAAGGACGGCAGCGTCACCGCGGCCAGTTCCTCCAGCATCTCCGACGGCGCCGCCGCGGTGGTGCTGATGGACGCCGCCGACGCCGCGCGCCGCGGGGTGCAGCCGCTGGCCCGCATCGTCGCCCACGCCACCTACGCGCAGGAGCCGGAGTGGTTCACCACCGCGCCGATCGGTGCGGTCAGGCAGGTGCTGGACAAGGCCGGCTGGCAGGTCGGCGACGTGGATCTGTTCGAGATCAACGAAGCCTTCGCGGTGGTGGCAATGGCGCCGATCCGCGAACTCGGGATCCCGCATGACAAGCTCAACGTCAACGGCGGCGCCTGCGCGCTGGGCCATCCGATCGGCGCTTCGGGCGCGCGCCTGGTGGTCACGCTGGTCCACGCCTTGCGCAGCCGTGGCCTCAAGCGTGGCGTCGCCTCCCTCTGCATCGGCGGCGGCGAAGCAACGGCCATCGCCATCGAATTGATTTGA
- a CDS encoding leucine dehydrogenase codes for MLFETLATSGHEQVVFCHNRDAGLKAIIAIHNTTLGPALGGVRMRPYANSDDALRDVLRLSRTMTYKNALAGLNVGGGKAVIIGDPRTDKSEVLFRAFGRQVEALGGRYITAEDVGSDVNDMEQIYLETGYVTGVHQVHGGSGDPAPFTAYGALQALMASINRKFGHEEVGKVSIAVQGLGHIGMELVKLLRERGAKLYVTDLDPVLVQRAVTEYGCEAIKPDAIYDVAADVFAPCAMEGAIGMEELDRLKAKVICGTANNQLASHAVGDELHRRGVLWAPDYAVNAGGVMNVSLEIDGYNRERAMRLIRSIYHNLGRIFDASERDGISPQRAADRIAEARIEAIGKLKMPLGRATPRMSRLRGE; via the coding sequence ATGCTTTTCGAAACCCTCGCCACTTCCGGGCACGAACAGGTCGTGTTCTGCCACAACCGCGATGCCGGCCTGAAAGCGATCATCGCCATCCACAACACCACCCTGGGCCCTGCCCTGGGCGGCGTGCGCATGCGTCCCTACGCCAACAGCGACGACGCCCTGCGCGACGTGCTGCGGCTGAGCCGCACCATGACCTACAAGAACGCGCTGGCCGGGCTCAACGTGGGCGGCGGCAAGGCGGTGATCATCGGCGACCCGCGCACCGACAAGAGCGAGGTGCTGTTCCGCGCCTTCGGCCGCCAGGTCGAAGCGCTGGGCGGGCGCTACATCACCGCCGAGGACGTCGGCAGCGACGTCAACGACATGGAGCAGATCTACCTGGAGACCGGCTATGTCACCGGCGTGCACCAGGTCCATGGCGGCTCCGGCGACCCGGCCCCGTTCACCGCCTACGGTGCGCTGCAGGCGCTGATGGCCTCGATCAACCGCAAGTTCGGCCACGAGGAAGTGGGCAAGGTCAGCATCGCCGTGCAGGGCCTGGGCCACATCGGCATGGAACTGGTGAAGCTGCTGCGCGAGCGCGGCGCCAAGCTCTACGTGACCGACCTGGACCCGGTGCTGGTGCAGCGCGCGGTCACCGAGTACGGCTGCGAGGCGATCAAGCCCGATGCCATCTACGACGTCGCCGCCGACGTGTTCGCGCCCTGCGCGATGGAAGGCGCCATCGGCATGGAGGAGCTTGACCGGCTCAAGGCCAAGGTCATCTGCGGCACCGCCAACAACCAGCTGGCCAGCCATGCGGTGGGCGACGAACTGCATCGGCGCGGGGTGCTGTGGGCACCGGATTACGCGGTCAACGCCGGCGGCGTGATGAACGTGTCGCTGGAGATCGACGGCTACAACCGCGAGCGCGCCATGCGCCTGATCCGCAGCATCTACCACAACCTCGGCCGCATCTTCGACGCGTCCGAGCGCGACGGGATCTCGCCGCAGCGTGCGGCCGACCGCATCGCCGAGGCCCGCATCGAAGCCATCGGCAAGCTGAAGATGCCGCTGGGCCGCGCCACCCCGCGCATGAGCCGCCTGCGCGGCGAGTAG
- a CDS encoding hydrolase, whose product MRTLSLSWALLLAAPVSVQAAAEEGELLFRGVRVLDTVRGSLGAPTDVLVRGRHIAAIGAAATPAATATVIEGRGRTLMPGLIDAHWHSTFTALSQADMLALADTPDQLAARVAAESERTLLRGFTSVRDVGGPIFELKAAIDAGHARGPRIWPSGATISQTAGHGDMRLPHERSRRFFGKPALAEEMGATFIADGRDEVLTAVRENLRRGASQIKLMAGGGTSSAYDPVDVTQYTLDEMRAAVEAAEDWGTYVTVHAYTVRAVRRAIEAGVKSIEHGQMLDEDTLRLMARRGVWLSSQTLRASTENMDPLRREKRKPVIDGQARMWAMAKRAGVRMAWGTDFLFEPALNVEQNAFILGLREWFTPAEILRMVTHDNAELLALSGLRSPYPGRLGVVEEGALADLLLVEGNPLEDLQVIADPARRFAVIVKDGRIVKGGD is encoded by the coding sequence ATGCGAACGCTGTCGTTGTCGTGGGCGCTGCTGCTGGCCGCCCCCGTTTCCGTGCAGGCCGCGGCGGAGGAAGGCGAACTGCTGTTCCGCGGGGTCCGGGTGCTGGACACCGTGCGCGGCTCGCTGGGCGCGCCCACCGACGTGCTGGTGCGCGGGCGGCATATCGCTGCGATCGGCGCGGCGGCGACACCGGCGGCCACGGCCACGGTGATCGAAGGCCGCGGCCGCACGCTGATGCCGGGGCTGATCGACGCGCACTGGCACAGCACGTTCACCGCGCTCTCGCAGGCGGACATGCTGGCCCTGGCGGACACGCCGGACCAGCTGGCCGCGCGGGTGGCGGCCGAATCCGAGCGCACCCTGCTGCGTGGCTTCACCAGCGTGCGCGACGTCGGCGGGCCGATCTTCGAACTGAAGGCGGCGATCGACGCCGGCCATGCGCGCGGCCCGCGCATCTGGCCATCCGGCGCCACCATCAGCCAGACCGCCGGGCATGGCGACATGCGCCTGCCGCACGAGCGCTCGCGGCGCTTCTTCGGCAAGCCGGCGCTGGCCGAGGAAATGGGCGCCACCTTCATCGCCGACGGCCGCGACGAGGTGCTCACCGCGGTGCGCGAGAACCTGCGCCGGGGCGCCAGCCAGATCAAGCTGATGGCCGGCGGCGGCACGTCCTCGGCCTACGACCCGGTGGACGTCACCCAGTACACGCTCGACGAGATGCGCGCCGCGGTGGAGGCCGCCGAGGACTGGGGCACCTACGTCACCGTGCATGCCTATACCGTGCGCGCGGTGCGCCGCGCCATCGAAGCCGGGGTGAAGAGCATCGAACACGGGCAGATGCTGGACGAGGACACGCTGCGGCTGATGGCGCGCCGTGGCGTGTGGCTGTCCAGCCAGACCCTGCGTGCGAGCACCGAGAACATGGATCCGTTGCGCCGCGAGAAGCGCAAGCCGGTGATCGACGGGCAGGCGCGCATGTGGGCCATGGCCAAGCGCGCCGGGGTGCGCATGGCGTGGGGCACCGACTTCCTGTTCGAGCCGGCGCTCAATGTCGAGCAGAACGCCTTCATCCTCGGCCTGCGGGAGTGGTTCACCCCGGCGGAGATCCTGCGCATGGTCACCCACGACAACGCCGAACTGCTGGCGCTGTCAGGCCTGCGCAGCCCCTATCCGGGGCGCCTGGGGGTGGTTGAGGAGGGCGCGCTGGCGGACCTGCTGCTGGTCGAGGGCAATCCGCTGGAGGACCTGCAGGTGATCGCCGATCCGGCGCGCCGCTTCGCGGTGATCGTCAAGGACGGGCGCATCGTCAAGGGCGGCGACTGA
- a CDS encoding DNA-binding response regulator, whose translation MHRLLVVDDDSDIRGLLAEQLGRAGYTVSTAADGAGMRHALAREAIDLVVLDLNLPREDGLALCRELRARASTPVIMLTARAEPIDRVLGLEMGADDYLAKPFEPRELLARIRNVLRRTEALPANLEPLAMRRATFADWLFDLERRHLVDPAGRVVMLSGAEFRLLRVFVGHANKVLSREQLAALGGGRSHEAQDRAIDLQVSRLRQKLGSAGSLIRTVRSEGYVFAGVVTLA comes from the coding sequence ATGCACCGCCTGCTGGTGGTCGACGACGACAGCGACATCCGCGGACTGCTGGCCGAGCAGCTCGGCCGCGCCGGCTACACGGTGAGCACCGCCGCCGATGGCGCCGGCATGCGCCACGCGCTGGCGCGCGAAGCCATCGACCTGGTCGTGCTCGACCTCAACCTGCCGCGTGAGGACGGGCTGGCGTTGTGCCGCGAGCTGCGCGCGCGCGCCAGCACCCCGGTGATCATGCTCACCGCCCGCGCCGAGCCGATCGACCGCGTGCTCGGGCTGGAAATGGGCGCCGACGACTACCTGGCCAAGCCGTTCGAGCCGCGCGAACTGCTGGCGCGGATCCGCAACGTGCTGCGCCGGACCGAGGCGCTGCCGGCCAACCTGGAGCCGTTGGCGATGCGCCGGGCGACGTTCGCCGACTGGCTGTTCGACCTGGAGCGGCGCCACCTGGTGGATCCGGCCGGGCGCGTGGTGATGCTGTCCGGCGCCGAGTTCCGCCTGCTGCGGGTATTCGTCGGCCATGCCAACAAGGTGCTCTCCCGCGAGCAGCTGGCCGCGCTGGGCGGCGGCCGCAGCCATGAGGCCCAGGACCGCGCCATCGACCTGCAGGTCAGCCGCCTGCGCCAGAAGCTCGGCAGCGCCGGCAGCCTGATCAGGACCGTGCGCAGCGAGGGCTATGTGTTCGCCGGCGTGGTGACGCTGGCATGA